The Aliidongia dinghuensis genome includes the window ATCGCTTCGGATCGGAATCATCGCGCCCGCAGCGCCTTCACAATCGCCGATGCCAACGCCGGTGGCGTCGTCATCGGAAGACGGACCAGCCCCTTCTCGCCGACCTCGATCTCGACCATCGCGACCGGCGCCAAGGCGGTCGCAGGCTCTACCGGCACCACGACCATCTCATTGAACCCAGGCACCTGGCCCGAGGCCAATGCCTCCCTCCGCCATTTATAGATCAGGCTCGTCGCGACATCGTATTGGCGCGACACATCACGCACGTTTGCATCGGGCGCAAACGCTGCCGCCAGGATCTGCCGCTGCTCATCCTCGCTCCACCGGCGCCGCCTCTCCGGGCCGGTTATCAACGTCATCTGGCTCATGCTGTGCTCGTAGCTGTGCTCGTAGCTGCGCTCGTAAGGAGAGCTTATGAGCGCAGCTTCGCTACCCGGTCATAACCCGGCAAGGCGGCCCACCCCGGAGGCGTACGGCATGTCCTGGATGCGGCATCGACCGAACCCGGGTGGCGCTGCCCAACTGTCCGAACCTGCCGGGTCAACTCAGCGGGCTCACCCAGTTACCTTTTGGACAGCGCCAGATCGCTGCCGTGTCGGTCCCATACGCTCCGCTCAAGGGCCTGTGCACGCAGTTCATGCTTAAGGATCTTGCCTGTCGAGGTCCGCGGGAAATCGGGTCGGAACTCGATGTATCTCGGTACGCAGT containing:
- a CDS encoding transposase translates to MSQMTLITGPERRRRWSEDEQRQILAAAFAPDANVRDVSRQYDVATSLIYKWRREALASGQVPGFNEMVVVPVEPATALAPVAMVEIEVGEKGLVRLPMTTPPALASAIVKALRAR